The uncultured Bacteroides sp. DNA segment ACTCCTTATCATATTGCGATATCACCACATCCATGAAGCGACGACGCTCCTCACTTCCACCCGCAATCAATTCAGAATCGGCCGGTGAAACCATTACCAGAGGGATAAAGCCAATATGATCAGACAGACGTGTGTACTCTTTTTTATTCCGCTTGAATTGCTTCTTCAACTTGCGCTTCATTCCACAATAGATCTCCTCCGGCGTTCCGTCGGGAGCTTCATACGCACCCTGAATCACAAAAAAATCCTGATCATGACGGATGTTCTGAGAATCAATCGGATTCCCCGCGCTCTTACAAAATGAGAGAAAATACACAGCATCAAGCAAATTCGTTTTACCCATACCGTTTTGCCCGAAGAAGCAGTTCAACTTAGCCGAAAAGTTAAGCTCCACTTGTTCAAGATTCTTATAATTGAGTATCGAAATCCGCTTTAATATCATACTGCTTTTGGTGTTTGGTTACAAAAGTAGAAAGAATTTTGAGGTTTTCTGCCCCCAAAGAAAAAAAGATGCTTCTAAATTTCCTTTATATATATAAAAAAACTACTTTTGCTGACCGAAATATTTGCATAGAAGAACAACAAAAAGTATTAAAATAAAATGGCAGATCAAAAAAACCACCACGCTCCATTGAATGTAGAAGAAGCATTAAGTAACTCGGAAGCATTCATACTCAAACACAAAACAGCAATTATCGGCTTTATAGTTGGTGTTATCATCGTAGTAGCCGGTGCACTTATGTATAAGCACCTTTATTTAGAACCTCGTGAAGAGAAAGCACAAGCTGCTATTTTCAAAGGTCAGGAATACTTTGAGCAAGATGCTTACGAAATCGCTCTTAACGGTGATAGCATCGGATACATTGGCTTTACTAAGATTGCCGATCAGTTCAGTGGTACAAAAACGGCCAACCTAGCCAAAGCTTATGCCGGAATATGCTATAAGAACTTAGGCAAATATAACGAAGCAGTAAAAGCGTTGGAAGATTTTGATGGAGACGATCAAATGGTATCTCCCGCCATACTTGGTGCTACAGGTAACTGCTATGCAGAGCTTGGCCAATTGGACAAAGCCGCATCTATCTTGTTGAAAGCTGCCGACACAGCAGACAACAGCACTCTGAGCCCCATCTTCTTGATGCAAGCCGGAGATATTTTGGTAAAACAAGGAAAGTATGACGATGCAGTAACTGCATATACCAAGATCAAAGACAAATACTTCCAATCTTATCAGGCAATGGACATCGACAAATACATCGAACGCACCAAACTCCTGAAAAAATAAAATGCATATCTAGAGATATACAATATACTCAGAATAGCGCAGATTTCCGCAGATACTGAATCTACGAAAATCTGCGCTATTCTTTTTTGTTTATTCAAAATCAAAATTAGAACGTTATGGCAACAGCTTATCACAATCTTTCAGAGTACGATTTGAATTCAGTACCCGAAGCGGATACAATGAAGTTTGGAATCGTTGTATCCGAATGGAACAGCAAGATCACCGGCGCATTACTTGAAGGCGCAGTGAGCACATTAAAAAAGCATGGTGCGAAACCCGAAAACATTTTTGTAAAGACCGTACCCGGTAGTTTCGAGTTAGTATTCGGGGCCAACCAGATGATGGAATATGGCGACGTTGACGCAGTAATTGTTCTTGGATGCGTAATCAAAGGAGATACTCCACATTTTGACTATGTATGTATGGGAACAACACAAGGAGTTGCACAATTAAATGTAAATGGCGATGTACCAGTCATTTACGGATTAATCACCACCAATACTATGGAGCAAGCCGAAGACAGATGTGGCGGAAAGCTCGGTAACAAGGGCGATGAATGTGCGATTACTGCTATAAAAATGATCGACTTTGCTTGGAGTTTAAATAAATAGTTGTATCTTTGCACCGCATTAGAAACAAAGGGCAAATACCAGAGTGGCCAAATGGGGCAGACTGTAAATCTGCTGTCTTTCGACTTCGGTGGTTCGAATCCATCTTTGCCCACATCTAATTGCGAAAGTAGCTCAGTTGATAGAGCATTAGCCTTCCAAGCTGAGGGTCGCGGGTTTGAGCCCCGTCTTTCGCTCCAGTAGAGAATCTGATTATTCAGATTCTCTTTTTTTATGTCCTTACCCTACTTCTTAACAAACTGCTTTGTATCCTTTTGCCACGTATATACTATCGGTGACTGTAGATAAGGTTTCAGCTTATCCGCATCGTCCTTTCCCATATAATCGATTGTAGCAAAAGAAAAAGTCAACGTAGCATCTACTTTGGATAAATCAGCTTTCAGCAGTAACATATCAACCTGCGAACGAGCACGGTTATAGGCCTCCATCTGCAGAGTGTCGCTTGGTGACACAAAGAAAGCATCCACTGATGGAATTACCAAAAAGTCGGATGTGGAAAGCTGTTTCCAATCAGTCGTAAAGAAACGCACTTT contains these protein-coding regions:
- the ribH gene encoding 6,7-dimethyl-8-ribityllumazine synthase, with protein sequence MATAYHNLSEYDLNSVPEADTMKFGIVVSEWNSKITGALLEGAVSTLKKHGAKPENIFVKTVPGSFELVFGANQMMEYGDVDAVIVLGCVIKGDTPHFDYVCMGTTQGVAQLNVNGDVPVIYGLITTNTMEQAEDRCGGKLGNKGDECAITAIKMIDFAWSLNK
- a CDS encoding tetratricopeptide repeat protein, which codes for MADQKNHHAPLNVEEALSNSEAFILKHKTAIIGFIVGVIIVVAGALMYKHLYLEPREEKAQAAIFKGQEYFEQDAYEIALNGDSIGYIGFTKIADQFSGTKTANLAKAYAGICYKNLGKYNEAVKALEDFDGDDQMVSPAILGATGNCYAELGQLDKAASILLKAADTADNSTLSPIFLMQAGDILVKQGKYDDAVTAYTKIKDKYFQSYQAMDIDKYIERTKLLKK